In one Deinococcus aestuarii genomic region, the following are encoded:
- a CDS encoding NUDIX hydrolase, with amino-acid sequence MTQPLPPLIGSPLPAEEARALARHDGLRERVLAYVTRGTGALLVFEHTPEDPDAGVQVPAGGLEPGETPEQAALRETWEETGLSLSGPVHLGSFPWSKGKLAEVWHFFHLSVPTTTPDAWAHRVTHGEDDAGLTFLCRFAPFHACGLTPGDGYDAALPNLTRHPHLFPMELSHD; translated from the coding sequence GTGACCCAGCCCCTGCCCCCCCTGATCGGCTCCCCGCTTCCCGCCGAGGAGGCCCGTGCCCTGGCCCGGCATGACGGACTGCGTGAGCGCGTCCTCGCCTACGTCACGCGCGGGACAGGTGCACTGCTGGTCTTCGAACACACCCCCGAAGACCCGGATGCGGGTGTCCAGGTTCCGGCGGGCGGGCTGGAGCCGGGCGAGACTCCCGAACAGGCCGCCCTGCGCGAGACGTGGGAGGAGACGGGCTTGAGCCTGAGCGGCCCGGTTCACCTGGGCTCCTTTCCGTGGTCGAAGGGGAAGCTTGCGGAGGTCTGGCACTTTTTCCACCTGTCGGTCCCGACCACCACCCCGGACGCCTGGGCGCACAGGGTCACACACGGCGAGGACGACGCCGGGCTCACCTTCCTCTGCCGCTTCGCCCCTTTCCACGCCTGCGGCCTGACTCCCGGCGACGGCTATGATGCCGCCCTTCCCAATCTGACCCGGCACCCTCACCTCTTCCCGATGGAGCTTTCCCATGACTGA
- a CDS encoding xanthine dehydrogenase family protein molybdopterin-binding subunit: MTESRPEKYMGQALKRKEDPRFITGAGQYTDDFVVHGMLHAAMVRSPYAHARIGNIDKSGVEGMPGVVAVYTGDDVKAAGIGSIPVGWLLPELKVPGHHAIAQGEVNHVGDIVAVVVAETRVQAEDAAALLDVEYEALPAVSLGSAALEEGAPQVHDDVPGNVAFRWEIGDETALNEAFNRAHKTVKVKLRNHRLVPNAIEPRASLAQFAPASGEYTLHTTSQNPHIHRLILAAFVMGIPEHKLRVISPDVGGGFGSKIFQYQEEVIVLMAAQKLGRPVKWAARRSESFVSDMQGRDHESEAELAVDENGKMLGLRVNTVANLGAYLTLFAPAVPTYLYGTLLNGVYKFPAVHAKVTGVVTNTVPVDAYRGAGRPEATYLIERTVDVMAHELGMDPAEFRRMNFIQPDEFPYQTPVALVYDSGNYEPALDMALDMMNYQDLRAEQDRMKGTNKILGVGVISYLEACGLAPSALVGQLGAQAGQWESSLVRVHPTGKVELYTGSHSHGQGHETAFPQIAADELQIPIDDIELIHGDTGRMPYGWGTYGSRSAAVGGSALKMALQKVTAKARKIAAHLLEASEEDVEHEGGVFRIKGAPDRSKTFFDIALMAHLAHNLPEGMEPGLEATAFYDPKNFVYPFGTHVAVVEIDTDTGKVDLRGYGCVDDCGPLINPLIAEGQVHGGIAQGAGQALWEDAAYDEEGNFLAGTFMEYAVPRADDLPAFKIDHTVTPSPHNPLGVKGIGEAGTIASTAAVANAVMDALWHECGIKHLDMPYTSEKVWRAIQAARTAGMGQAADD; encoded by the coding sequence ATGACTGAATCCAGGCCGGAAAAGTACATGGGCCAGGCCCTCAAGCGCAAGGAGGACCCGCGCTTCATCACGGGGGCCGGGCAGTACACCGACGACTTCGTGGTGCACGGGATGCTGCACGCCGCGATGGTCCGCAGCCCCTACGCGCACGCCCGCATCGGCAACATCGACAAGTCGGGCGTGGAGGGAATGCCGGGCGTGGTCGCCGTCTACACGGGCGACGACGTGAAGGCCGCCGGAATCGGGAGCATCCCGGTGGGGTGGCTGCTGCCCGAACTCAAGGTGCCGGGCCACCACGCCATCGCCCAGGGTGAGGTCAACCACGTCGGCGACATCGTGGCGGTGGTGGTCGCCGAGACGCGGGTGCAGGCCGAGGACGCCGCCGCCCTGCTCGACGTGGAGTACGAGGCGCTGCCCGCCGTGTCGCTGGGCAGTGCCGCGCTGGAGGAAGGCGCCCCGCAGGTCCACGACGACGTGCCGGGCAACGTGGCCTTCCGCTGGGAGATCGGCGACGAGACCGCGCTCAACGAGGCGTTCAACCGGGCGCACAAGACGGTCAAGGTCAAGTTGCGCAACCACCGCCTCGTGCCCAACGCCATCGAGCCGCGCGCCTCGCTGGCCCAGTTCGCGCCCGCCAGCGGCGAGTACACGCTGCACACGACCTCACAGAACCCGCACATCCACCGCCTGATCCTGGCGGCCTTCGTGATGGGGATTCCTGAACACAAGCTCCGCGTGATCAGCCCCGACGTGGGCGGCGGCTTCGGCTCCAAGATCTTCCAGTATCAGGAAGAGGTCATCGTCCTGATGGCCGCGCAGAAGCTCGGTCGCCCGGTGAAGTGGGCCGCCCGCCGCAGCGAGTCCTTCGTCAGCGACATGCAGGGCCGCGACCACGAGTCCGAGGCCGAACTCGCCGTGGACGAGAACGGCAAGATGCTCGGCCTGCGGGTGAACACGGTCGCCAACCTGGGTGCGTACCTGACCCTCTTCGCGCCCGCGGTGCCCACCTACCTGTACGGGACGCTGCTCAACGGGGTGTACAAGTTCCCCGCCGTTCACGCGAAGGTGACGGGCGTGGTGACGAACACCGTGCCGGTGGACGCCTACCGTGGCGCCGGTCGTCCCGAAGCGACCTACCTGATCGAGCGCACCGTGGACGTGATGGCGCACGAGCTGGGAATGGACCCCGCCGAGTTCCGGCGGATGAACTTCATCCAGCCCGACGAGTTCCCGTACCAGACGCCGGTCGCCCTCGTGTACGACAGCGGCAACTACGAGCCCGCGCTCGACATGGCGCTGGACATGATGAACTATCAGGACCTCCGCGCCGAGCAGGATCGGATGAAGGGCACGAACAAGATTCTGGGTGTGGGCGTGATCTCTTACCTGGAGGCGTGCGGCCTGGCCCCGTCGGCGCTCGTCGGCCAGCTCGGGGCACAGGCGGGGCAGTGGGAGAGCAGCCTGGTGCGGGTGCATCCCACCGGCAAGGTCGAGCTGTACACCGGCTCGCACAGCCACGGGCAGGGGCACGAGACGGCCTTTCCGCAGATCGCCGCCGACGAGCTGCAAATCCCCATCGACGACATCGAACTGATCCACGGCGACACGGGCCGGATGCCCTACGGGTGGGGCACCTACGGCTCCCGCAGCGCGGCGGTGGGCGGCAGCGCCCTGAAGATGGCCCTGCAAAAGGTCACCGCCAAGGCGCGCAAGATCGCCGCGCACCTCCTCGAAGCGTCCGAGGAGGACGTGGAACATGAAGGCGGCGTCTTCCGCATCAAGGGGGCGCCGGACAGGAGCAAGACCTTCTTCGACATCGCCCTGATGGCCCACCTCGCCCACAACCTGCCGGAAGGCATGGAGCCGGGGCTGGAGGCGACCGCCTTCTACGACCCCAAGAACTTCGTGTACCCCTTCGGCACCCACGTCGCGGTCGTCGAGATCGACACGGACACCGGCAAGGTGGACCTGCGCGGCTACGGCTGCGTGGACGACTGCGGGCCGCTGATTAACCCCCTGATCGCGGAAGGGCAGGTCCACGGCGGCATCGCGCAGGGCGCTGGGCAGGCTCTCTGGGAGGACGCCGCCTACGACGAGGAGGGCAACTTCCTGGCTGGGACCTTCATGGAGTACGCCGTGCCGCGCGCCGACGACCTTCCTGCCTTCAAGATCGACCACACCGTGACTCCCAGCCCCCACAACCCCCTGGGCGTGAAGGGCATCGGCGAGGCGGGCACGATTGCCAGCACCGCCGCCGTGGCGAACGCGGTGATGGACGCCCTGTGG
- a CDS encoding DUF4388 domain-containing protein — translation MVRGDLAVFPFLSVVQMLLSSGRGGRLSIAHARGGELWFEPGELVHARAGALAGQDALQLLSSLDAGTFTFEPGGTAPEHTLSLRRDPALRQMIGESDAWGPLLRVFPDWERPLRFTPRWTEAQPVTRAQYAALSHVSEGLPLRAVLERAGGSPRATLETLRPFLTAGLIELG, via the coding sequence ATGGTTCGCGGTGACCTCGCGGTATTTCCGTTCCTCTCCGTCGTGCAGATGCTGCTCTCCAGCGGGCGGGGCGGGCGGCTGAGCATCGCGCACGCGCGGGGGGGCGAGCTGTGGTTCGAGCCCGGCGAACTCGTCCACGCGCGTGCGGGGGCGCTGGCCGGACAGGACGCCCTCCAACTGCTGAGCAGCCTCGACGCGGGCACCTTCACCTTCGAGCCCGGGGGCACGGCACCCGAGCACACGCTCTCCTTGCGCCGCGACCCGGCCCTGCGCCAGATGATCGGGGAGTCGGACGCCTGGGGGCCCCTGCTGCGGGTCTTTCCCGACTGGGAGCGGCCCCTGCGCTTCACGCCGCGCTGGACGGAGGCCCAGCCCGTCACCCGGGCGCAATACGCCGCGCTGAGCCACGTCTCGGAGGGCCTGCCCCTGCGCGCCGTGCTGGAGCGGGCCGGAGGTTCTCCCCGGGCCACGCTGGAGACCCTGCGTCCCTTCCTCACGGCGGGCCTGATCGAGCTGGGGTGA
- a CDS encoding (2Fe-2S)-binding protein translates to MNVTVNVNGKPYTRDVEPRMLLVHFLRDELALTGTHVGCDTSQCGACTVHLGGDAIKSCTVLAVQADGLDVTTIEGIGTAADLHPLQAGFWAEHGLQCGFCTPGMIMASAELLRHNPSPSEEEIRYHLEGNYCRCTGYHNIVKAVQHAAGAMSAAQGQRQEQAADD, encoded by the coding sequence ATGAACGTGACCGTCAACGTGAACGGCAAGCCCTACACCCGCGACGTGGAGCCCCGGATGCTCCTCGTCCACTTCCTGCGCGACGAACTCGCCCTCACCGGCACCCACGTGGGCTGCGACACCTCCCAGTGCGGGGCCTGCACCGTGCACCTCGGCGGCGACGCCATCAAGAGCTGCACCGTCCTCGCCGTGCAGGCGGACGGCCTGGACGTGACCACCATCGAGGGAATCGGCACGGCCGCCGACCTGCACCCCCTCCAGGCGGGCTTCTGGGCGGAACACGGCCTCCAGTGCGGCTTTTGCACCCCCGGCATGATCATGGCCTCCGCCGAACTGCTGAGGCACAACCCCAGCCCCAGCGAGGAAGAGATCCGTTATCACCTCGAAGGCAACTACTGTCGCTGCACCGGCTACCACAACATCGTCAAGGCGGTCCAGCACGCCGCCGGGGCGATGAGTGCGGCCCAGGGGCAGCGGCAGGAGCAGGCGGCGGACGATTGA
- a CDS encoding NAD(P)/FAD-dependent oxidoreductase, with protein MKTLILGAGYAGLAAATKMKPLPDLEALLVEQNAYHTFETRLHEAAAHNTPVTLPLAPLLRGTGVHLEQAQVEGVDVDEKEVTLKDGRVLTYDTLVVGLGSVTNFYRIPGLAENAAELKQLTDADEIYSFVNRAFASDYQGNRDIVVGGAGLTGVELVTELAQRAEVLSRERGLPPFQIYLVEAGPKILPILDEALRQKAENTLREYGIQILVGHRIMSATPDSVTVQTQDGEQNVLQAGKIIWTGGIQARDIVKGERLEKGPGGRIAVDEYLRAKHYPDVFIIGDMGLALNQEGKPVPTTAQHAGQQGRLTGKNLMRLARGEEPEAYEPTTLGEFVSLGGLMAVGWMKLPWNQKLAITGGLAHVMKRASEWRWRASID; from the coding sequence ATGAAGACCCTGATCCTCGGCGCCGGTTACGCGGGCCTTGCGGCGGCCACCAAAATGAAGCCCCTGCCCGACCTGGAAGCGCTTCTCGTCGAGCAAAACGCCTATCACACCTTCGAGACCCGGCTGCACGAGGCCGCCGCGCACAACACGCCGGTGACCCTGCCGCTCGCTCCGCTGCTGAGGGGCACGGGTGTGCACCTGGAGCAGGCGCAGGTCGAGGGCGTCGATGTGGACGAGAAGGAAGTCACCCTCAAGGACGGGCGGGTCCTGACCTACGACACGCTGGTGGTGGGGCTGGGCTCGGTGACGAACTTCTACCGCATCCCGGGCCTGGCCGAGAACGCCGCCGAACTCAAGCAGCTCACCGACGCGGACGAGATCTACAGCTTCGTCAACCGGGCCTTTGCCAGCGACTACCAGGGCAACCGCGACATCGTGGTGGGCGGCGCGGGCCTGACGGGCGTGGAACTCGTGACCGAACTCGCCCAGCGGGCGGAGGTGCTCAGCCGTGAGCGCGGCCTTCCCCCCTTCCAGATCTACCTCGTGGAGGCCGGGCCCAAGATTTTGCCGATCCTCGACGAGGCCCTGCGCCAGAAGGCGGAGAACACGCTGCGCGAGTACGGCATCCAGATTCTGGTGGGCCACCGCATCATGAGCGCGACCCCCGACAGCGTGACCGTGCAGACGCAAGACGGCGAGCAGAACGTACTCCAGGCGGGCAAGATCATCTGGACGGGCGGCATCCAGGCGCGCGACATCGTGAAGGGCGAGCGGCTGGAAAAGGGCCCCGGCGGGCGCATCGCCGTGGACGAGTACCTGCGCGCCAAGCACTACCCCGACGTGTTCATCATCGGCGACATGGGCCTGGCGCTCAACCAGGAGGGCAAGCCGGTGCCCACCACGGCCCAGCACGCGGGACAGCAGGGCCGCCTGACCGGCAAGAACCTGATGCGGCTGGCGCGCGGCGAGGAGCCCGAGGCCTACGAGCCCACCACCCTGGGCGAGTTCGTAAGCTTAGGCGGCCTGATGGCGGTCGGCTGGATGAAGCTGCCCTGGAACCAGAAGCTCGCCATCACCGGCGGCCTCGCCCACGTGATGAAGCGGGCCTCCGAGTGGCGCTGGCGGGCCAGCATCGACTGA